ctaaaatttttataagacatagatctataatattggtgttttgaccaaaacccagaacccaaaggaactaggtcaaattgttagaaaaattcagcacaccaaaacctggaatttgactaaaccaccacttgaccccagaacagttttTATATCATacctcccactaggaaactccaaatgagatgcgccaaactgttctggaaacctaagagatagggctccaactttgatttagaaacttgcctcaaattttgagcgtaagaatcctaaaatgggaatcaaaactactgacctgaacctggaatcttgtagacatagggtacctgagtccaggctagttaattggctataactaattctaaaaaacttgaaaaattgtaattaaaaaatctgagtgatcataagacatagggtaacaagttCTATGAGGAATATTAGgtctaaaagtggctgtaacctATCCAAATAATTAGGGAAAAATTGACTCCAAAATCTACCTGGTTCTAGAACTAGAGTGATTTAAGGAatcagttatggtaatttgatcataacttgagttctaaaactccaaatgacatgagtcaaaaagaaaaacaaagacaagacatagagggacaacttccatgaaggaagtgtggccaaacagtggccacatcttgaccAATTTGTTAGGTGAACTTAAAACATTAAATCTGGACCTTgataaaggttcataaaatgacttattatatgatatgaagttaatcaaaatgaattgtaaaacataaaagtgacaTAAATATACATGTGTGATTTATGTTTCCCATTTcaagtgacatgaaaatgctatgaaatacaattagtacataatatgaaataatgaaactataagtatttaaaaatattattttgcccaaagtatacctagacttatttatatagtatGGATGGATCAATTAGGGACTATATATTAcagtactgcccataggaatgatcattgatagacaatatatatcTAATGTGGTCGTTCTATAGGCTTTATGCATGCCCCTTGGCCATTGTGCCCAttattatttctggctttatgcctgctcaCCCGCTAGCCTTGTGTCTGACATgatagatgtatacatgttagacataaagatgtttaactagtatactcccgtgcatccagtctttatagtttggtataggttacttgggcatagatattagtaatgagccttaaatttaaataagtacatgaagagGTCATAGGTATgagtaataagactgaacatggaacaagtaaacagaaaagatcctgattaacttaattgcttccaaagttctataaacatgtaaaagattttaaattcatggaactctatatttctttataaagttatacatagaataattatttcaattatttaattattttagttatctttatttcaaattattgcaccactaagcgttatactTAGCGCAATggtttttcatcgcgtaggtacaggatACCACCATCAGCAGCAACACTAGAGCCTAGACAGGATTCTAACCAGATCTGCTACAGAGTGATTGTCACCTCAGAAGGTTATTTTGCGTAGGGCCTATATGCAtgtttagattttgtattttgtccattgtacataagtaaacgatgtaattcattttgtgattgtaaataaaattgtaaatattgtatttgactttatatgaatgaaatgaagtattttatttacttaaaATGATTATGAGTATTATGATGACATGACATGATTTATGAAAAATGATGTGGATATGGGATTTCAACAGGTAAATAATAgaacccaccatgcactaataaaatagaggagactctgtctgggtctccataaaaataatatgggataaaaaaaattaaaaattttccatACTTAAGataacataattaaattaatatggtATAAAACAGGATAAAATAGGGTATTCAGGCACTGAATGTAATACGCCTCACTCGACTACACTGTAAATTGgataaggggtgttacacttggAGTTGTTGTCGGCCATCTAGTTGTCTAAGGTAAGGGAGAGGGGAGAGAAGAGAGTGGCAAGGAAAGAGAAGGAAAAGGGGGAAGGGGGGGGAGGGgtggttgttttttttttttacttttaattatatttttagtcCTTGAAATTTTTATATTCATTCAATtaggttcaatttttttttttaacttttaattatctTTTTAGTCCTTAAACTTTTTAGATTCATTCAATTAGGTCCAAAGTACTAgggtaatataattaaattaaatactattgaaaatatgaaataatatttcctaaataatgataataatatacTTAAAATAATAGTATCCACTAAAATTGTAtagaataaaaattcaatttaatttaatgtaataataataataataataataataataataataataataataataataataatacatgtaaaTAAGATTCCTTTAAAAAATACcatcataaaaaatattaatttaacacaataaataaaatattaatgaaataataccttaattaaaaatattttatttaaaaaaatcaggttgttacacaaataattaattatttatttttaaattgacttataagttaaaatataaaatttaagttaaaagttaaaaataaatagttaaacCAAACACTTATAGTAAATTgattaataatttattcaaaatattcagtttaatatattttttgtaaaaaaaaaatatattatgctTACCTTGAATGCTATTATTATATTAGttatctgatttttttttaattatatttcattatttttggcCGAGCAAAACCAATTAGACTAATGAATGTTTAAGTTGATCTATTTTTTTGATGCCCTAGcctaattttacaaaaattagaTTAAGCTTCTAATTATATAATAGTAGAATTGGGAAATGAGCCAGCCACTTTAATAATATACAATTGCTTGATTTCCTTACACGATGCCATCTCTGCGAAAAATGGTCTTGCAAGCTTTTGTGCTGCAGTGATTATTGCAGCTACGTGACTAGCTTGTATTTTTCTGAACATTGAGAGTCAGCAATTATCAGATTGGCTGTGTTTATATGCAAGATGAACTCCGGCAACTATATACATACAAAATACTAAATATATACAAATTTGAGGGAAACCCTTCCTCAATTATCGGGTTCACAGATTCTAGTGGGAAGATCTTGTTAAGTCCCACATAGGCTGATATTAAGGAAAAATATTTCATATATGATTTGATCAATCCTCTGTTCACGATATGTCAAACACGATAGTGTAAACTTCACGCTCCGTATCTCCAGCTGCAAATATCAGCAATTTTCACTTGCCTTCACAAAGCGCCCTTTCACTCGTTTCCTCGAATCAGCCATAGCCTTCCTTGATTCATAACGGACACGATTATCGAATCTGTTCATAGTTTATCACATCATTATGTAATAAAcatgaagtttcagagtttctAATTAAGTTTTTGGAAGGGCAGAGAAATAAGCTGATCATCTATATATATGGAGGATAAGTATCATACCTTCGAGTTTTCTTCTTCTCCTTGTAGCGTAAAATGGCAATGCATCTGTTCTGTGCAAGAAGTTCCGTGTCCACCTTTGGTCTCACCCTATCTGCAGTTCCAAACCAACCCAGACGAGGCCTCTCCACTACCTTTGCATGTCTGGGGCTATAGCATGTTTTGGCCTCCTCTAGTATGGATTCTGATGATGATTCAATTAGGGATGTACTTTCAGTTTCTCCTGTTCTTGCTGTGTGCCTTGACAATTGTTTATTAGAGCAACTCTGCAATTGACAAACATAGAGCAGTAAGGCCCTTTCTGTGCTGATTTTAGGTATAGGCACCAACTATACAAGCTACTCAATATGTGTACACAACAGTCCCAAACGTTTGGATTTTGATTGATATCGTAAACCAGTATGAGAAATAGAATGGCTTACATCTCTTGATAGTATATCCTCACATGGTGCAGAGCAACTCAGTTCATTTGTGTCTTCCAACAATTTTCTTGCATTGAAGAAGGCAGCTTCTTTTGTAAGGTTGCGataattcttgatcctgaaacCGGGATCCTTTGCATCATATCCCGCTTCTTCTGGACCAGGTTCTGCACCATCTCTTGTCGTTCCAAGTTGAAAATCCCATATCTGAAAAGGCATCAAAAGAACATTAACAGAAGCTCGTTACCCCCCCACacccaaccaaaaaaaaaaaaaaaaaaagaacagatCAACAACTTCTTGTGTATGGTAAGTGAATCTATAATTTCctcaaaggggaaaaaaaaagtgACTATGTAATACCACATTCAGATTTGCATTATTGGAATGCAGCCTACCACTGCAATACTTATTACCAGCATATCTAGAGACTGTATCAGAAATTTTTGGTCCAAACCTGAGCTGCCTGATATGTTGGACTACAATCCCACAAAAGATCTCCCTCAGCTACGCCATCACTCTCTCTTGCATCTTCCTGATTTGGCAACATAAGCAAAGAAGTAAGTGGCATTTGCTGGTTAAGCAATTCTTCCTCATCTACATTCTCCATTTCGAGACTCTCCGAATTCCCCAGCTGTTCGCATCTACTTGGCGGCGTCTCAGGCCCCAGTTCTTCTGCATCTCCATTCACTCTCATATTTTCCCTCTTGCCCAACTCGATCAATTGCTGATGCATTTCTCGCCTACACTTCTCAGTGCACAAGAAAACTGAAAAACTACCACTTGGAACCACCAAATCATGCAAATTTACCATATTTTGCTCATACAAAGGATACCCAATATCTGAATTCGTAAAAATTTTCGGATTCAAATCAAGCTCTAATATAGAAGCGAGCTCAATCGCTGAAGGGCATCCCATGAAGCCCTCAATAGGAGTTCGACTGTAAAGAGAAGATGAAACAGAGGAGCTAGCATCACAATGTTGGCAGAGAACAAGATTATCCTTTGAGCAGTGAACTGAGGCTGGTTCAGCCCCACAATTGTCACAGATGAGTGACCTGAGGTGCTTGAGAGACAGAGCATTGGCACAGTGAACCTGGTGGTCACAAAGCAAACAGAGCTTCGCAGAGTCAGCCTTACAGTACAAAACCGCAACATTAGAGTTGCAAAAATCACACGgttgtatgaagaaagacattgttgATTCAGAACATAAAGAATCCTCCATTACCAGCCAGTTAAACAACAAATTAAGCCAAACCCTGGAGTAAGTGGATAAGAGAAGGAAATTGAAGGCGGAGATAATGTAGAAACTGAAATGGTGAGGGTCTGAGTGTGAAGAGAAAGTGATGGATAGAGGTGAGGACATAGTACTCCTGCAGACACGCATGACAAGCATGGAAAAGAAGGAAGGAAAGAGAATGCAGACATAAATCTGAAATAGGAGTGTGTCAGATTGATAGGGGTGACAGGTGGATATCCACACGTGATAAATTCATCACTTTTTGATGAGCTGGAATGAAAGGCCATGTGCGTCTTTCCCTGATTCCCTCTACAATTATGATACAAGTATAGCCCAACTATCAAGAATAACATCTTTGAATTGCACCACCCACCACAATCCAGAGGTTTTATTTCACTCTGATTCGACTTTTCACAGTAACATAGTAACATAATGGTTAAATATTATATCTATATAAGAATGTAATAGGAATTAGCAGCGGATTGTTATGTCAGGATTGTATTAAACTGAGGATGTTGATTGATAATTTTAAACCTCCGACCTAAAAAATTATAATGATCATATTTGGAGGGTtctcaatttttataattaaaaaaaaaatccttgtaTTGCAATTTGGATTTgcaattgaaaaaataaataaataaatatatcaacATCTCCTGAATTAACTGGAAAAATTTCTTGACACCGTCTCTCTCTCGACAAATTTTTCCTTGCTGATTTTTATTTGGTCAAAACTGGATGCAAtgtaagaaggaaaaaaaaaaaaaaaagcgtctAGTTTTGtaaaagagagaaaaataataggaaacagaaaaaatatataattcttttattttattgaaaggaaaaagaaataaaaaattaaaagtttaattcccttattttgtaaaaagtaaaagaaaaaataaaaattatgagaaTTTATGTGAAAATGCTCAAAATAAAGCCATTTTATTTTTTGCACAAATTGAATGAAAAAGAGTAGAAAATggtattgattttttaattttttttctctgcaTCCTTTTTCCCTCTAatagttattttttaaataaatttatttatttagtatgGGCATAATAATAAAAATGTTGAATTATTTATTTGTATCTGATTGTTGATTAGCAGTAATCAATTGTTAGGTTTATTGACAGATTAAAtaatgatataaaataataagtttagtaaTTGACAATATCTAAATGGATTGGGTCATGTGATTGAGCAAGCCTGTAATGGGTCAGGTTATTTATAAGTCCACTAAGGAAGATGCTCCAACTTTcagtcctatatatatatatatatatatcgataACCCCATTTAATATCATATAGAATTCAAATAGAATTTGAACTCTGTGGATATTGGGAGTTGTAAACATATCATTTCGCTTCATTTTCTCTATTTTTGATTGTTCATAGAAAATCATGGATACAAGCGTAGTTCCAGGTACACATATTCTCTAATCATATAATATATAacgatttaatttatatatataaccaTTGGTATCAAAGCCTGGTTAgggatttcattttttttttttttgttaatttcgtTATTGTATGTTTGAATATTAGTCTCGataaacaaatattaaatttgattTCATGGTTTGATAAACAGTGTTTTTTTTTACgttaaatacttaaaaaaataaaaatactatatatatatatatatatccgttTGTCGGCCATGATTGTGCTAAACATGATAACTGCGttgaacataaaaattgttgtgtgtgtgtgtgtgtgtgtgtattgaaTTTCAAAATCCACATGGCTCGATGTTGGTTTTCAAAACAATACATAATATATTCATATAGTAATTATGATTGACTATGATTGAATTTCATAGCCCATATGAAACCTGCATACTGtcacatgtaattaatttaacaaaAGCCAATagcataaaatatttacaattctgTTTGGTTATGTATTTATTAATTATGGTAATATTACGTGTTTATTAATAGTTGTTGGTTTTGTTGGACTAATTATGTTCACACATATTGAGAACATATTCATTAGGAGTAACATTATTACTATGTTCATAATATAGTGTCTATGAAAATTCTGATTATGgtaaatatttttatgattatgaGCTCACTTATCATGGGACTAATCATAAAATTGTTTTGttaatttgtttaaaaatttatttcatggatttcaaaagtTATTTGGATTATATTAATAGTGGATATACCCATCGGTAtaacactattaatataatgaGTTATTATTGGTTGTAATATAATTTGTTGATTgtctttaataatttttaatacccTATCGGTATAAAAGTGTTAAAGATgttggtttatatatatatatatatattgatgagtTCAATGAGTTTTCTTGATTTTATTGTAATCCAGGACCCTTAGACGGGATTATAAATAACAGTTTTGTGCATAATTGCTTTTTTAGCTGGATCTGAAAGGAAACTTTAGTTTTGTGATTATGTTATATacataattcatgttttctctttttttttttttattccagcTGCTATTTCTATGCAATTATTTACTGTGAAAACTTTGAATGACTCTAATTTTGATGATTGTAAAGAGTCTCTGAGTGTGTTCCTAGTAATAGCCCAACTGGATTTAGCCTTAAGGGTTGATGCACCTGCTGAACTCACTAATGAATCCACTATTGCTGAAAAGGCTTATCATGAGAAGTGGCAAAATTCTAATAGGGTTTGCTTAATGGTGATGAAGTATACTATAGATAAGTCCATAAGACAGGGTATTCCTGATAAGGAGACTACTAAGGAATTTCTACAAGCTATTGCTGAAAAGTTTAAAAAGTTTGATAAGGATCAAAAGAGTCATTATCTTTCTTTGCTGGAGCACACTCAATATGATGGTGTTAGTAATGTACGGGAATACATCATAACACTTATAAGTGTTGAAAGTTATTTCAACAAGCTCAACACTTATAAGTTATTTCAACAAGCTCAAGTCCTTTGATCTTGATTTGGGAGAGAGTTTTTTGGTCTGGTGTATTCTTGAATCTCTTCCAGCCCAATTCAAAATTCTCAAGACTTCTTACAACTCCCAACATGGGGAGTGGACAGTTGATTAGTTGATAGCCATTGTGTACCAAGAAGAAGAATTTATGAGGGAATACTCCttttattaattatgtttttCAAGGGTCTAATAGCAAGACTAATGAGAAATTTCAGAAGGATAAGAAGCCTAAAGTTAAATTTGAGAATAAGAATGGTGGTAagcatgatcataatttaacagttAAGAAGAAGCCCTTCAAAGGCAAGTGCAACTATTGCAAGAAGCCTGGCCATAAGTTGGAGGATTGTTTTAAGCTTAAGAAAAAACATGAGAAGGAAGGTAATAGTCTAGAACTTGCCCCTCTAGCTCTAGTATGTTTTGAattaaatgttgttgatgttcctTCAAATTCTTGGTGGTTGGATTCTAGTGCTACCATTCATGTTTCAAATTCCTTGTAGGGTTTCAAAAACGTGAGGAAGCCAAGTAAAAAGCAAAAGACTATTTTAAGAGTAAATGGAGTTGCAGTAGTAGAACTCATAGGGACTGTTTCTTTGAATTTATCTTCTAGACATGTGTTGGAATTAAATGATACTGTTTATGTTCCTTCTTTAAGGAGATATTTAATTTCCAGTTCTATTTTAGATAAGTGTGGTTATGTATTTCTTTAGGGCAATGGaaaaattgttatttattttaaatatgatatTGTTGGTTCTGCTATTTTATGTAATGGTTTATAAAGGTAGCAATTTTGGACACGACCCGCGAACACGATACGAAAATGTAGAGTTTAGGTTAGGTTTATTCTTGTTCATGTCGAATTCATATCGAATTCATGTCGACCCATTTATGACACGGTTATAATTGTGTTATGTCACAGGTTAAACCGCTAATCTGACTTGACACATTTATGACACGATTTAATATTCGTGTCACGTGTTAACCCGTAACCCACTAACCCATTTGACCCACTATGACCCATGAACTCACTTATATAGTATGTTAAATGGGTTAAGTCGTGTCAAACTGTGTTAAATGGGTTATTTCGTGTTAAATGGGTCATGTCGTATTGAATACACctaatacaatttaatattaattgtgTCGTGTCGTGTAAGCCATATAATAGAAGGGTCATGTTAGTGTTTAAATTTTTGACACGATTTGTTAATCGTATCGTGTTCGTGTCGACCTTAATCGTATTCGTGTCGCGTGTTGACATGACATGAACATGACCCATCAATCCGAATTGTCACCCCTAATGGTTTATATATGTTGGATTTAAATTCTGTTCCTTTTCAATTTGTTGATGTTCCTATCAATGTTGTTATTGGGCACAAACGTCAAAGAGTTAATGAGAACTCTTCAATGTTATGGCATAGATGTTTGGGTCACATTTCTAGGGAAAGATTAGAAAGGATGGTTAAACAAAGTGTCTTGCATAGTCTGGATTTCTCTGATTTTAATATATTTGTTGATTGTATTAAGGGAAAATTTCTTGTTAGAGCTAGAAACAAAGGGCCAATTAGGAGTGAAGGTGTGTTGAATTTGATTCATATAGATATCTGTGGACCCATTTCTCCTGTTGCTATAGGAGGTTTTAAATACTACATCACTTTTATCGATGACTATTCTAGATATGGTTGGATTGATATTCTTTATGAGAAGTCTAGTTCCTTGGATGCCTTTAAAGCATTTAAGGCTGCAGTTGAACTAAAAACTGGGAAGAAGATTAAATGTGTAAGGTCAGATAGGGGTGGTGAGTATTATGCAGGTATACTAAGACTGGTAAAACTCTTGGTCCTTTTGCTTTGTATTTACAAGAATGTGGGATTGAGGCACAGTACACCATGCCTAGGACCCCACAACAAAATGAGGTTGCAGAGAGGCAAAATTGTATTTTGATGGACATGGTGAGATGTACATTTTACTTAGTCATTTGATGGGCATTGTCCTTTTGCAACAAAATGAGGTTACAGAGAGGCAAAATCGTACATTTGATGGATATGGTCCTTTTGCTTAGTCATTCTTCTTTACCATAATTTTTGTGGGGTGATGCCTTGAAAACTATTGTGTACATTCTCAATCAAGTTCCTAGTAAATCAGTGCCTAAGACTCCCTATGAGTTAATGTTTGGTAAGAAGCCCAGTTTGAAACATTTTCATGTATGGGGTTGTAAGGCAAAGGTGAGGCCATATACCATTAGATTAGAAAGCTAGATGCTAAATTTGTTAGTGGTTTCTTTATTGGTTATTGTACAAGTTCTAGAGGTAGTAGATTTTACTACCCAACTCATTCTACTAGAGTGATTGAATCAGATCGTGTTATTTATTTTGAGGATGAGATGGATAATGGGAGTCAAGTACCTCGTGTTGTTGATCTTAGAGATGAGACTGTTATCTTTCCTGTGTCTTTGTTGCCTTCCTCAGTAGATTTTGATCCTCCTGAGGGCAATGATGAAGTTCAAAATCCTA
This Hevea brasiliensis isolate MT/VB/25A 57/8 unplaced genomic scaffold, ASM3005281v1 Scaf1, whole genome shotgun sequence DNA region includes the following protein-coding sequences:
- the LOC110662389 gene encoding zinc finger protein CONSTANS-LIKE 14, translating into MLVMRVCRSTMSSPLSITFSSHSDPHHFSFYIISAFNFLLLSTYSRVWLNLLFNWLVMEDSLCSESTMSFFIQPCDFCNSNVAVLYCKADSAKLCLLCDHQVHCANALSLKHLRSLICDNCGAEPASVHCSKDNLVLCQHCDASSSVSSSLYSRTPIEGFMGCPSAIELASILELDLNPKIFTNSDIGYPLYEQNMVNLHDLVVPSGSFSVFLCTEKCRREMHQQLIELGKRENMRVNGDAEELGPETPPSRCEQLGNSESLEMENVDEEELLNQQMPLTSLLMLPNQEDARESDGVAEGDLLWDCSPTYQAAQIWDFQLGTTRDGAEPGPEEAGYDAKDPGFRIKNYRNLTKEAAFFNARKLLEDTNELSCSAPCEDILSRDSCSNKQLSRHTARTGETESTSLIESSSESILEEAKTCYSPRHAKVVERPRLGWFGTADRVRPKVDTELLAQNRCIAILRYKEKKKTRRFDNRVRYESRKAMADSRKRVKGRFVKASENC